One part of the Gammaproteobacteria bacterium genome encodes these proteins:
- a CDS encoding RDD family protein: protein MRRPAAGAVAKNAGRIGVLRSFGAMFYDALLLFSVWYVVTALAVWMRGGQSIAAGDPKLTVVLIACTYLYFAGQWTRGGQTLGMKTWRIRLTMQGGTRPPGWFAASARFVVAVCSLLTLGFGYLWALWDTEGLTLPDRLSGTRRRLADDRP from the coding sequence ATGAGGCGTCCTGCCGCAGGTGCTGTTGCAAAAAACGCGGGGCGCATCGGTGTGCTGCGTAGTTTCGGCGCGATGTTCTACGATGCCCTGTTACTGTTCTCGGTTTGGTACGTGGTAACGGCGCTGGCGGTATGGATGCGTGGTGGCCAGAGCATCGCCGCCGGAGATCCGAAACTGACCGTGGTGTTAATCGCATGCACCTATCTTTATTTTGCCGGGCAGTGGACCCGCGGGGGCCAGACTCTGGGCATGAAAACTTGGCGGATTCGACTCACGATGCAAGGGGGGACAAGGCCCCCGGGCTGGTTCGCAGCCAGCGCGCGTTTCGTCGTCGCGGTGTGCAGTCTACTCACCTTGGGTTTTGGGTATCTCTGGGCATTGTGGGACACCGAAGGGCTCACGCTGCCGGACCGGCTCTCCGGCACCCGCCGGCGGCTGGCGGATGATCGGCCATAG
- the lptG gene encoding LPS export ABC transporter permease LptG yields the protein MVSILDRYVGRTIASATGMVLIFLVAAFSFFAFLDELDQIGRNRYGVLAAMEYVLLRMPVQTYQLFPIAALIGTLLGLGWLVNHSEMVVIRAAGLSLARTIQAIMKTGFILMIATLFIGEFIAPPAEQEARDLRSVALFDEISLKTRNGFWARDGNSFINIRKVLPGNHFEGIYLYEFDAHDQLRTSTYAQAAQYTGGKWLLSDIGQTVFTENQAQVHKIARAAWESLLKPEIIGMVIIDPNSLSLWDLANTILYLRKNAENTLRYELALWSKLVYPMATAAMVFLAITMVFASARATSVGARVLVGSLVGVIFHIISQAAGNVGLVYNLNPALCVLTPTVLILGAGMLLLRRVN from the coding sequence ATGGTCAGCATCCTGGATCGTTATGTGGGCCGCACCATTGCCAGTGCCACGGGCATGGTGCTGATCTTTCTGGTCGCCGCCTTCTCCTTCTTCGCATTCCTGGACGAGCTCGATCAAATCGGCCGCAACCGTTACGGGGTGCTGGCGGCGATGGAATACGTGTTGCTGCGCATGCCTGTGCAGACCTATCAATTGTTCCCCATCGCCGCGCTCATCGGCACGCTCCTGGGCCTGGGCTGGCTGGTCAATCACAGCGAGATGGTGGTGATCCGCGCCGCCGGATTGTCCCTGGCCCGCACCATACAGGCCATCATGAAAACCGGTTTCATCCTCATGATCGCCACGCTGTTCATCGGCGAATTCATCGCCCCGCCCGCCGAGCAAGAGGCGCGTGATCTGCGTTCAGTGGCGTTATTCGACGAAATCTCCCTCAAAACCCGCAACGGTTTCTGGGCGCGCGACGGCAACAGCTTTATCAACATCCGCAAGGTACTGCCGGGTAATCATTTCGAGGGTATTTATCTCTACGAATTCGACGCCCACGACCAGCTGCGCACCAGTACTTACGCGCAGGCCGCGCAATACACCGGTGGAAAATGGCTGCTCTCCGACATAGGCCAGACCGTCTTTACCGAGAACCAGGCGCAGGTGCACAAGATCGCACGCGCCGCCTGGGAATCCCTGCTCAAGCCGGAAATCATCGGCATGGTGATCATCGATCCCAACAGCCTGTCGCTGTGGGACCTGGCGAACACCATACTCTACCTGCGCAAAAACGCCGAAAATACGCTGCGCTATGAACTGGCCTTGTGGAGCAAGTTGGTCTACCCGATGGCCACGGCGGCGATGGTGTTTCTCGCCATCACCATGGTGTTTGCCTCGGCTCGTGCCACCAGCGTGGGGGCACGGGTGCTGGTCGGATCGCTCGTTGGCGTTATCTTTCACATTATCAGCCAGGCCGCCGGCAATGTGGGGCTGGTCTACAACCTGAACCCCGCGCTGTGCGTACTGACCCCGACGGTGCTGATTTTGGGTGCGGGGATGCTTCTACTGCGGCGGGTGAATTAG
- a CDS encoding leucyl aminopeptidase, whose product MEFGVKSGAAEKQRGGCVIVGVFETHKLSPAAAALDRASRGFISGVVRRGDQPGKPGQTLLLHHVRGVAAERVLLVGVGRERELDEYKFRRINAAATEALRKTGAADAVSYLPELGVHDRDTGWKVRHGIEAVLESVYVFDRLKSKKRDLPPQPLRQMTLMVEHGELAAAEEGARIGLAVANGVHLVKDLGNLPPNICTPTYLADQARELARTHRNLKVSVLKRAEIEKLGMGAFMAVARGSHEPPRLIVIEYRGGGAVMAPVALVGKGITFDTGGISIKPAAAMDEMKYDMCGAATVLGVLQAVAELKLPLNLVGVIPATENMPGGNATRPADIVTTLSGQTVEILNTDAEGRLVLCDAITYAEREYRPETVIDIATLTGACVVALGNQASGLFSNSEPLAQALLAAGDTACDRAWRLPMWEDYQAALDSNFADMANVGGGREAGAITAACFLARFARKLRWAHLDIAGTAWRSGKQKGGTGRPVPLLVQYLLDRHRSRKPAAKA is encoded by the coding sequence GTGGAATTTGGAGTGAAAAGCGGTGCCGCGGAAAAACAGCGCGGTGGGTGCGTCATTGTGGGCGTATTCGAGACCCACAAACTTTCTCCGGCGGCAGCGGCGCTGGACCGCGCCTCGCGGGGCTTTATCTCCGGCGTCGTGCGCCGCGGCGATCAACCGGGCAAGCCCGGGCAGACGCTGCTGCTGCATCATGTGCGGGGCGTGGCCGCCGAGCGGGTGCTGCTGGTGGGCGTCGGCCGCGAGCGGGAACTGGATGAATACAAATTCCGCAGAATAAACGCCGCCGCCACGGAGGCCCTGCGCAAGACCGGAGCAGCCGATGCCGTCAGCTATCTGCCGGAACTCGGCGTGCACGACCGCGATACCGGCTGGAAGGTGCGCCACGGCATCGAAGCGGTGCTGGAAAGCGTGTACGTGTTCGACCGCCTGAAATCAAAAAAGCGGGATCTCCCCCCACAGCCCCTGCGCCAGATGACATTGATGGTGGAGCACGGCGAACTGGCGGCGGCGGAGGAGGGCGCGCGCATCGGCCTGGCCGTGGCCAATGGCGTGCACCTGGTCAAGGACCTGGGCAATCTGCCGCCGAATATCTGCACGCCTACCTATCTCGCGGATCAGGCGCGCGAGCTGGCCAGGACGCATCGGAATCTCAAGGTCTCCGTGCTCAAGCGCGCGGAGATTGAAAAGCTGGGCATGGGCGCCTTCATGGCCGTGGCCCGCGGCAGTCACGAACCGCCCCGCCTGATTGTCATTGAATATCGCGGCGGCGGCGCGGTAATGGCGCCGGTGGCGCTGGTGGGCAAGGGCATCACCTTTGACACCGGCGGCATCTCCATCAAGCCGGCGGCGGCCATGGACGAGATGAAATACGACATGTGTGGCGCCGCCACCGTGCTCGGCGTATTGCAGGCCGTGGCCGAGCTCAAGCTACCCCTCAATCTGGTCGGGGTGATCCCGGCCACCGAGAACATGCCCGGCGGCAACGCCACGCGGCCGGCGGATATCGTCACCACCCTGTCGGGGCAGACGGTGGAGATACTGAATACCGACGCCGAGGGCCGACTGGTGCTTTGCGACGCCATCACCTATGCCGAGCGCGAGTACAGGCCCGAGACCGTGATCGACATTGCCACGCTGACCGGCGCCTGTGTCGTTGCCCTGGGCAATCAGGCCAGCGGATTGTTCAGCAACAGTGAGCCGCTCGCGCAGGCGTTGCTGGCGGCGGGTGACACTGCCTGTGATCGCGCCTGGCGGTTGCCGATGTGGGAGGATTATCAGGCGGCGCTCGACAGCAATTTTGCCGACATGGCCAATGTCGGCGGCGGACGCGAGGCGGGCGCCATCACCGCCGCTTGTTTCCTCGCGCGGTTCGCGCGCAAGCTGCGGTGGGCGCATCTGGACATCGCCGGCACCGCCTGGCGCTCCGGCAAGCAGAAGGGTGGAACGGGCCGGCCGGTGCCGCTCCTGGTGCAATACCTGCTGGATCGCCATCGGAGCCGGAAGCCGGCCGCGAAGGCATGA
- a CDS encoding DNA polymerase III subunit chi, with the protein MTRVDFHVLPIDGKIGHERWACKLAAKAWKQGHRIHVHTGGEAEMMRMDELLWTFRDISFLPHAPLGDPTAGGVAITLGHGDLPPESNEVLVNLAHPVPSFFSRFERVIEIVPAEAEARANARERYRFYQERGYPLQNHDIRGDD; encoded by the coding sequence ATGACCCGCGTCGATTTTCATGTTTTGCCAATTGATGGCAAGATTGGACACGAACGCTGGGCCTGCAAACTGGCAGCCAAGGCGTGGAAGCAGGGCCACCGGATCCACGTGCACACCGGCGGCGAAGCGGAGATGATGCGTATGGATGAATTGTTATGGACCTTCCGCGACATCAGCTTCCTGCCGCATGCCCCGCTGGGCGATCCGACGGCGGGTGGTGTGGCGATCACGCTGGGGCATGGTGACCTGCCGCCGGAGAGCAATGAAGTCCTGGTGAATCTGGCCCACCCCGTGCCGTCTTTTTTCAGCCGTTTCGAGCGGGTGATAGAGATCGTGCCCGCGGAGGCGGAGGCGCGGGCCAACGCCCGCGAACGCTACCGCTTCTATCAGGAACGCGGGTACCCGTTGCAGAATCATGACATCCGCGGTGATGACTGA
- a CDS encoding phosphatase PAP2 family protein, translating to MRLLITNLWIVLFLICALIFSVWPGIDLSVSHRFYDPARGFYLAQGWWPQFFYQLLGLKALTLVAAFGLLFTGAFFLRRNGQLWRWRIIYLFLVLLLGPGLVVNVLLKEHWGRARPHQIIQFGGTARFTPALEPAQECPKNCSFASGHAALGFYPLSLGFVFMRWRRFWLAAGMGIGGLAGYFRIIQGAHFLSDVVFAFFVVYGSAAMMHRVLRRRLLPAEAKA from the coding sequence ATGCGCCTATTGATTACAAACCTGTGGATCGTATTGTTTCTGATCTGCGCCCTGATTTTTTCGGTCTGGCCGGGCATCGATTTGTCCGTGAGCCACCGCTTCTACGATCCCGCTCGCGGTTTCTATCTGGCCCAGGGCTGGTGGCCGCAATTTTTCTATCAGTTGCTGGGGCTGAAGGCATTGACCTTGGTCGCCGCGTTCGGGCTGCTGTTTACGGGTGCGTTTTTCCTGCGTCGCAATGGGCAACTGTGGCGCTGGCGGATCATTTATCTTTTTCTGGTGCTGCTGCTGGGACCGGGATTGGTGGTGAACGTGCTGCTGAAGGAACACTGGGGCCGCGCGCGTCCCCATCAGATCATCCAGTTCGGCGGCACTGCGCGGTTCACGCCGGCGCTCGAACCGGCGCAAGAGTGTCCCAAAAACTGCTCGTTCGCCAGCGGCCATGCCGCACTGGGTTTTTATCCGTTGAGCCTGGGTTTCGTTTTTATGAGGTGGCGACGGTTCTGGCTGGCGGCGGGCATGGGTATCGGCGGACTGGCGGGGTATTTCCGCATCATCCAAGGTGCGCATTTTCTGAGTGACGTGGTGTTTGCTTTTTTCGTCGTGTACGGCTCGGCGGCGATGATGCACAGAGTATTGCGCCGGCGATTGCTGCCGGCTGAAGCGAAGGCATGA
- a CDS encoding valine--tRNA ligase, translating into MDKVYEPKLIEKKWAETWEQRGWFQPAKTGEPYCVMLPPPNVTGSLHMGHAFQDTLMDALIRYHRMRGRRALWQGGTDHAGIATQMVVERQLAQKSKTRHDLGRDDFVAEVWRWKEESGGTITRQLRRMGASLDWTRERFTMDEGLSKAVTEVFVRLHEEGLIYRGKRLVNWDPMLHTAISDLEVIAEEEQGQLWHIRYPYAEGRGHVVVATTRPETMLGDAAVAVHPEDERYKHLVGKQLVLPLTGRKIPVIADEYVDPEFGSGCVKITPAHDFNDYAVWQRHKEEDCFRSQPQNGLINIFTPDASIKKSELDDFTWGHRAVDRKGVEVADGEGLTGALTYTLIPEIFRGMDRFKARKQIVSDLEAQGLIEKIEPHKLMVPRGDRSHVVIEPYLTDQWYVKIEPLAKEAVRTVEDGRIKFVPENWAKTYYEWMRNIQDWCISRQLWWGHRIPAWYDEQGRVYVGRTEEEVRAKHKLPAKMNLTQDVDVLDTWFSSALWPFSTLGWPEQTAELKAFYPTSVLVTGFDIIFFWVARMIMMGLKFMGDVPFREVYFHGLVRDADGNKMSKSKGNILDPLDLIDGIDPESLVKKRTTGLMRPQDAPKIEKATRREFPDGIAGYGTDALRFTFAALATQGRDIRFDVKRIEGYRNFCNKLWNAARFVLMMVEGQEQGLRTKEVELGPAERWIRSRLQHVITAVVEYFAGYRFDLAAQAIYEFAWDEFCDWYLELSKTVLNDAKSGDAMKAGTRQTLITTLETLLRLAHPIMPFITEEIWQRVAPIAGIKGETIMLQTYPQPDAALTDSAAERELKWVKSFVLGVRRIRAETNTAPGKPLSVGTQGGSDEENRWLETSATAICIIARITLNGKQTSQATSESATALVGGMTLQVPLADLIDPRAELARLDKEIARLQLERQRVEAKLANENYVSRAPAEVVAKERARLEESATAITQLSFHREKIARLKH; encoded by the coding sequence ATGGATAAAGTCTACGAACCAAAACTGATTGAAAAGAAATGGGCGGAGACGTGGGAGCAACGCGGTTGGTTCCAGCCCGCGAAAACGGGCGAACCCTACTGCGTCATGCTGCCGCCGCCGAACGTCACCGGCAGCCTGCACATGGGCCATGCCTTCCAGGACACGCTCATGGACGCGCTCATCCGTTATCACCGCATGCGCGGCCGCCGGGCGTTGTGGCAGGGCGGCACCGATCATGCCGGCATTGCCACGCAAATGGTGGTCGAGCGGCAATTGGCGCAGAAAAGCAAGACCCGTCACGATCTGGGGCGCGATGACTTTGTCGCGGAAGTCTGGCGCTGGAAGGAGGAATCCGGCGGCACCATCACGCGCCAGTTGCGACGCATGGGCGCGTCGCTCGACTGGACGCGCGAGCGCTTCACCATGGACGAAGGGCTGTCGAAAGCCGTCACCGAGGTTTTTGTGCGCCTGCATGAAGAGGGCCTCATCTACCGCGGCAAGCGGCTGGTCAACTGGGATCCGATGCTGCACACGGCCATCTCCGATCTCGAAGTCATCGCCGAGGAAGAGCAGGGCCAGCTCTGGCACATTCGCTATCCATACGCCGAGGGCAGGGGCCACGTCGTCGTCGCCACCACGCGGCCGGAGACCATGCTGGGCGATGCCGCCGTCGCCGTACACCCGGAGGACGAGCGCTATAAGCATCTCGTCGGCAAACAACTGGTTCTGCCGCTCACCGGCCGTAAGATTCCAGTTATTGCCGATGAATATGTTGATCCGGAATTTGGATCAGGCTGCGTGAAAATTACCCCCGCTCACGATTTCAACGACTACGCTGTCTGGCAAAGGCACAAAGAGGAAGATTGTTTCAGATCGCAACCACAAAATGGCTTGATCAATATCTTTACTCCTGATGCTTCAATTAAGAAGTCCGAGCTAGACGATTTTACTTGGGGTCATCGAGCCGTAGATAGAAAAGGTGTGGAGGTTGCCGATGGAGAAGGACTCACGGGAGCGTTAACGTACACGCTAATCCCTGAAATATTTCGTGGCATGGATCGGTTCAAGGCGCGCAAGCAAATCGTCTCTGATCTGGAGGCGCAAGGCCTGATCGAGAAGATTGAGCCGCACAAACTGATGGTGCCGCGCGGCGATCGTTCACATGTCGTCATCGAGCCGTATCTCACCGATCAGTGGTACGTGAAAATCGAGCCATTGGCGAAGGAGGCGGTGCGCACGGTCGAAGACGGCCGGATCAAATTCGTCCCGGAAAACTGGGCCAAGACCTACTACGAATGGATGCGCAACATCCAGGACTGGTGCATTTCGCGCCAGCTGTGGTGGGGCCACCGCATCCCGGCATGGTACGACGAGCAGGGCAGGGTTTACGTCGGCCGCACTGAAGAGGAAGTGCGCGCGAAGCACAAACTGCCGGCCAAGATGAATCTTACACAGGACGTAGATGTGCTCGACACCTGGTTCTCTTCCGCCCTGTGGCCGTTCTCGACGCTGGGCTGGCCGGAGCAGACAGCGGAGTTGAAGGCCTTTTATCCCACCAGCGTGCTGGTCACCGGGTTCGACATCATCTTTTTCTGGGTGGCGCGCATGATCATGATGGGTTTGAAGTTCATGGGTGACGTGCCATTCCGCGAGGTCTATTTTCACGGCCTGGTGCGCGACGCGGATGGCAACAAGATGTCGAAGTCCAAGGGCAACATCCTCGATCCGCTGGATTTGATCGACGGCATCGATCCCGAATCGCTGGTGAAGAAACGCACCACGGGCCTGATGCGGCCGCAGGACGCGCCCAAGATCGAAAAGGCCACCCGCAGGGAATTCCCGGATGGCATTGCCGGCTATGGCACCGACGCGCTGCGCTTCACCTTTGCGGCGCTCGCCACGCAGGGACGCGACATCCGTTTCGACGTCAAGCGCATCGAGGGCTACCGCAACTTCTGCAACAAGCTCTGGAACGCCGCACGTTTTGTACTGATGATGGTCGAGGGACAGGAACAGGGCTTGCGCACCAAGGAGGTTGAACTTGGGCCGGCCGAGCGCTGGATCCGTTCGCGGTTGCAGCATGTAATCACCGCGGTCGTGGAATATTTCGCGGGTTATCGTTTCGATCTGGCCGCACAGGCCATCTATGAATTCGCATGGGACGAGTTCTGCGATTGGTACTTGGAATTGTCGAAGACCGTCCTCAATGATGCAAAGAGCGGCGACGCGATGAAGGCAGGCACGCGTCAGACACTGATTACGACGCTTGAAACACTGCTGCGGCTGGCGCATCCGATCATGCCCTTCATCACCGAGGAGATCTGGCAGCGCGTAGCGCCAATCGCAGGTATCAAAGGCGAAACCATCATGCTTCAGACCTATCCGCAGCCCGACGCAGCGCTTACGGACAGCGCCGCGGAACGCGAGTTGAAGTGGGTAAAGTCTTTCGTTCTCGGTGTGCGGCGCATCCGTGCTGAAACCAACACCGCTCCCGGCAAGCCCCTGTCGGTGGGGACTCAAGGTGGATCAGACGAGGAAAACCGCTGGCTGGAAACAAGCGCCACGGCGATTTGTATTATTGCGCGGATTACTTTAAATGGGAAACAAACATCACAGGCAACATCTGAATCAGCGACGGCCTTGGTCGGTGGGATGACACTGCAAGTCCCGTTGGCTGATCTCATAGATCCGCGCGCTGAACTTGCGCGTTTGGACAAAGAAATTGCCCGGTTACAGCTGGAGCGGCAGCGCGTGGAAGCCAAGCTGGCCAACGAAAACTATGTGTCACGCGCGCCGGCGGAAGTGGTGGCCAAGGAGCGAGCGCGTTTGGAAGAAAGCGCCACGGCGATTACACAACTCAGTTTTCACCGTGAAAAAATTGCTCGCTTGAAACACTGA
- a CDS encoding glycosyltransferase family 4 protein, producing the protein MGLTIVQVLPALEMGGVERGTVEVAHELCRRGHRAIVISAGGRLEGQLRQAGAEHLTWPIGTKSPLTFRFVPRLRRLFRQERVDIVHARSRLPAWVAHFALRGMMAARPAFVTTVHGPYSVSRYSAIMTRGDRVIAISRWIEQYIKTNYPKVDPEKIRVIPRGVDPKIFRHGYLPDAAWCAEFEQAFPQTRGKQLLTLPGRLSRRKGQQDFLSLLRALTQRRLPVHGLIVGGAHPRRAAYVRELQDAIHDLNLASQVTMTGPRNDLREIMAISRIVFNLSTEPEGFGRTTLEALSLGVPVIGYAHSGTAELLSELYPTGLVPTGHQDELLARATQLLNAPPPVPASHPYTLQTMLDATLDVYQSLARV; encoded by the coding sequence GTGGGACTGACAATCGTCCAAGTCCTGCCGGCACTGGAAATGGGCGGTGTGGAGCGCGGCACGGTGGAGGTCGCGCACGAACTCTGCCGGCGCGGTCATCGCGCCATCGTGATCTCAGCCGGTGGACGGCTGGAGGGCCAACTCAGGCAGGCCGGTGCCGAGCACCTGACCTGGCCCATCGGCACGAAGTCACCGCTCACCTTTCGTTTTGTGCCCAGGTTGCGGCGGCTGTTCAGGCAGGAGCGCGTGGACATCGTGCACGCGCGCTCACGACTGCCGGCCTGGGTCGCGCATTTCGCTCTGCGCGGTATGATGGCCGCGCGGCCGGCGTTCGTGACCACCGTGCACGGCCCCTATTCTGTCAGCCGCTACAGCGCCATTATGACGCGTGGTGATCGGGTCATCGCCATCTCGCGCTGGATCGAGCAATACATCAAGACAAATTATCCCAAGGTCGATCCAGAAAAAATTCGCGTGATTCCGCGTGGCGTGGATCCAAAAATATTCCGTCACGGATATCTCCCGGACGCGGCATGGTGCGCGGAGTTCGAGCAGGCATTTCCGCAGACGCGAGGGAAGCAACTGTTAACCTTGCCGGGGCGCTTGAGCCGGCGCAAAGGCCAGCAGGATTTTCTGTCGCTATTGCGCGCGCTGACGCAGCGACGATTGCCCGTGCACGGATTGATTGTCGGCGGCGCGCACCCGCGCCGCGCGGCATATGTGAGGGAACTACAGGACGCGATTCACGATTTGAACCTCGCATCGCAGGTGACCATGACCGGACCGCGCAATGATCTGCGCGAAATCATGGCGATCTCACGCATCGTTTTCAATCTTTCGACGGAGCCCGAAGGATTCGGGCGCACGACCCTGGAGGCGCTGAGCCTGGGCGTGCCGGTCATTGGTTATGCCCACAGCGGCACGGCCGAATTGCTCAGCGAACTGTACCCCACCGGTCTGGTGCCGACAGGACATCAAGACGAATTGCTGGCCAGAGCAACGCAATTGCTGAACGCGCCGCCGCCCGTGCCAGCGTCGCATCCCTACACCTTGCAGACCATGCTCGACGCCACGCTGGATGTTTATCAATCACTGGCACGCGTGTAG